One part of the Streptococcus sp. oral taxon 431 genome encodes these proteins:
- a CDS encoding trimeric intracellular cation channel family protein, with the protein MDFDLFLMICNYIGTIAFAASGAIKGFGKRLDIFGISLLAIVTAVGGGILRDSIISRFPSSLADPSPIYVSILVAVIMYVFVTSKQANASHEKKFYKWLREAYLIFDSIGLIIFSLIGATALVDSKLNLMSAGLLACLTGAGGGIIRDLLINEVPSVLKEDIYALLSFVIGVIYYWLAFVLHFPRITVFIIVSIVGFVIRLCIIKFRLSLPNMDKRTLN; encoded by the coding sequence ATGGATTTCGATCTATTCCTAATGATCTGTAATTATATTGGGACTATAGCCTTTGCTGCTTCAGGTGCTATCAAAGGATTTGGTAAACGATTAGATATTTTTGGAATTAGTTTATTGGCAATTGTAACGGCAGTAGGCGGAGGGATTTTGAGAGATTCTATTATCAGTCGTTTTCCTTCCTCTCTTGCTGATCCCAGCCCGATTTATGTCTCTATCCTTGTAGCGGTTATCATGTATGTCTTTGTAACTTCAAAACAGGCCAATGCTAGTCATGAAAAAAAGTTCTATAAGTGGCTGAGAGAAGCTTACCTCATCTTTGACTCCATTGGGCTGATTATCTTTTCCTTGATTGGAGCGACAGCCTTAGTGGATAGTAAGCTAAATTTGATGTCTGCAGGTCTTTTAGCCTGCTTAACTGGTGCTGGTGGAGGTATTATCCGAGACCTCCTGATCAATGAAGTACCAAGTGTTCTAAAAGAAGATATTTATGCCCTTCTATCTTTCGTAATTGGAGTTATTTATTATTGGTTGGCCTTTGTCCTTCACTTTCCAAGAATCACTGTCTTTATCATTGTTTCTATTGTTGGTTTTGTGATTCGACTCTGCATCATTAAATTCCGACTCTCTTTGCCAAATATGGATAAGAGAACCTTGAATTGA
- a CDS encoding HD domain-containing protein, with protein sequence MSNLKHSVDFIKEIEKLKSVTRFNRTLDGRFENSAEHSWQGAIAAMVLQDYYPKKLDMEKVIPMLLIHDLGEIYAGDTWVFDDEKKLHSHDKELASIEKTMSLLPEEKYLNMKNLWLEFEKGQSAEARYARVIDALVPLINHLEVSEFNYNPDNISAEMVLEKKKFIKSESEELWKLTEDLIQESVEKGLYF encoded by the coding sequence ATGAGTAATTTGAAACATTCAGTTGATTTTATTAAAGAAATAGAGAAATTAAAGTCAGTGACAAGATTTAATAGAACTCTTGATGGCAGATTTGAAAATAGTGCCGAGCATTCCTGGCAGGGTGCCATAGCTGCGATGGTTCTTCAAGATTATTATCCTAAAAAATTGGATATGGAAAAAGTGATTCCTATGTTATTGATTCATGATTTAGGTGAGATTTATGCCGGAGATACTTGGGTTTTTGATGATGAAAAAAAGCTTCATTCTCATGATAAAGAACTAGCATCTATAGAAAAAACAATGAGCCTCCTTCCAGAAGAGAAATATTTGAATATGAAAAATTTGTGGTTGGAATTTGAAAAAGGGCAGAGTGCTGAAGCAAGATATGCAAGAGTGATCGACGCCTTGGTACCACTGATAAATCACTTAGAAGTGTCAGAATTCAATTATAATCCTGATAATATCAGTGCAGAAATGGTATTAGAAAAGAAAAAGTTCATAAAAAGTGAATCGGAAGAATTATGGAAATTGACGGAAGACTTGATTCAGGAAAGTGTGGAAAAGGGCTTATATTTTTAA
- a CDS encoding 8-oxo-dGTP diphosphatase, with product MTEKIKNWVNICVLKNQEILLLNRQHDNFPGWIPPGGKVEFPESFFEAALRELKEETGLTALNLELKGISGFTNSIGNERFVFYDFLCTQFTGELSTSAEGEPKWWNLKDIDKIPMQDEIRKRLPLYLRKGSFESINYWDDNKKCISENKTILFD from the coding sequence ATGACTGAAAAAATCAAAAACTGGGTTAATATTTGCGTTTTGAAAAATCAAGAAATTTTATTACTTAATAGACAGCACGATAATTTTCCTGGCTGGATTCCACCGGGGGGAAAAGTTGAATTCCCTGAAAGTTTTTTTGAAGCTGCATTACGGGAACTAAAGGAAGAAACTGGACTCACTGCATTAAATCTTGAATTAAAAGGAATTTCAGGCTTTACTAATTCAATTGGTAATGAGAGATTTGTCTTCTATGACTTTTTATGTACTCAGTTTACTGGTGAACTAAGCACATCTGCTGAAGGTGAGCCAAAATGGTGGAATCTAAAAGATATTGATAAAATACCAATGCAAGATGAAATAAGAAAAAGGCTACCACTTTATTTAAGAAAAGGAAGCTTTGAAAGTATTAACTATTGGGATGATAATAAAAAATGCATTAGTGAAAACAAAACAATTTTATTTGACTAA
- a CDS encoding Cof-type HAD-IIB family hydrolase, whose amino-acid sequence MIKLVATDMDGTFLDGAGQFDMERLKKLLHSYKEKGIYFAVASGRGLLSLEKHFADVKDEIIFIAENGSLVRFHGEDLYEATMPRDFYLSTFEKLKTSPYFDEKKMLLTGKKACYVLDTVDETYLMFSHHYNENIKKVASLEDITDEIFKFTTNFTEETVDAGEAWVNEHVPGVKAMTTGFESIDIVLDHVDKGVAIVELAKKLNLDMDQVMAFGDNLNDLHMMQVVGHPVAPENARPEILELAETVIGHHKDQSVIAYMEGL is encoded by the coding sequence ATGATTAAATTAGTAGCAACGGATATGGACGGTACTTTTTTGGATGGTGCCGGTCAATTTGATATGGAGCGTCTGAAAAAGTTGCTCCATTCTTATAAAGAAAAAGGAATCTATTTTGCTGTTGCATCTGGTCGTGGGCTTTTGTCACTTGAAAAGCATTTTGCGGATGTCAAAGATGAGATAATCTTTATTGCTGAAAATGGTAGTTTGGTTCGTTTTCATGGAGAGGACCTTTATGAAGCAACCATGCCTCGTGATTTTTACCTATCAACATTTGAAAAGCTAAAGACTTCACCTTATTTTGATGAGAAGAAGATGCTCTTGACTGGTAAGAAAGCTTGTTATGTATTAGACACAGTAGACGAAACCTATCTTATGTTTAGCCATCATTACAATGAAAATATCAAAAAAGTAGCTAGTTTAGAAGATATTACCGATGAGATTTTCAAATTCACAACTAACTTCACTGAAGAAACGGTTGACGCTGGAGAAGCTTGGGTCAATGAACATGTTCCTGGTGTCAAGGCTATGACGACAGGCTTTGAATCCATTGATATCGTTTTAGACCATGTTGATAAGGGAGTCGCTATTGTCGAATTGGCTAAGAAATTGAATCTAGATATGGACCAGGTGATGGCCTTTGGTGATAATCTTAATGACCTGCACATGATGCAAGTTGTAGGGCACCCAGTCGCACCTGAAAATGCTCGTCCAGAGATTTTAGAACTAGCTGAAACAGTTATCGGACATCACAAAGACCAATCAGTTATTGCTTATATGGAGGGATTGTAA
- a CDS encoding Cof-type HAD-IIB family hydrolase — protein sequence MADIKLIALDLDGTLLTTDKKLTDRTKATLKAARDQGVKVVLTTGRPLKAMDFFLKELGTDGHDDEYTITFNGGLVQKNTGEILDKTVFSIDDVTRIYEETEKLGIPLDAISEGTVYQIQSDQESLYAKFNPALTFVPIDFGDLSSQMTYNKCVTAFAQEPLDAAIANISSDLFNNYEIFKSRDMLLEWSPKNVHKATGLAKLIDHLGIDQSQVMACGDEANDLSMIEWAGLGVAMQNAVPEVKEVANVVTPMTNDEEAVAWAIEKYVLKEN from the coding sequence ATGGCAGATATTAAATTAATTGCCCTAGACTTAGATGGGACTTTGCTGACGACAGACAAGAAATTGACTGATCGTACTAAGGCAACTTTAAAGGCTGCGCGTGATCAAGGAGTCAAAGTGGTACTGACAACTGGACGTCCCCTCAAGGCTATGGATTTCTTCCTCAAAGAGCTTGGAACAGACGGCCATGATGACGAGTATACTATCACTTTTAATGGTGGATTGGTTCAGAAAAATACGGGTGAAATCCTCGATAAGACAGTATTCTCTATTGATGATGTGACACGTATTTACGAGGAAACTGAAAAACTAGGCATTCCCTTAGACGCCATTTCAGAAGGTACAGTTTACCAAATCCAATCAGATCAAGAGAGTCTGTATGCTAAATTTAATCCTGCTCTGACTTTTGTTCCAATTGACTTTGGAGATTTGTCTAGTCAAATGACTTATAATAAATGTGTGACAGCCTTTGCCCAAGAACCGCTGGATGCAGCAATTGCTAACATTTCATCAGACTTGTTTAACAATTATGAAATTTTTAAATCTCGCGACATGCTTTTGGAATGGTCACCAAAGAACGTTCATAAGGCTACTGGATTAGCTAAATTGATCGACCATCTAGGAATTGACCAAAGTCAGGTGATGGCTTGTGGAGATGAGGCCAATGACCTTTCTATGATTGAATGGGCAGGACTAGGTGTTGCTATGCAAAATGCTGTGCCTGAGGTCAAGGAAGTTGCAAATGTGGTGACCCCTATGACCAATGACGAGGAAGCTGTTGCTTGGGCCATTGAAAAATATGTACTGAAGGAGAACTAA
- the ftsY gene encoding signal recognition particle-docking protein FtsY: MGLFDRLFGRKEEPKIEEVVKEALQNLDLTEPSEEVEALGTEEVEVKNTEEIDQSSEVEETYSKEASESEEPVAETTLETVEPIVTPHEEIQLEEETECHCCQEESTKVEETEERVQEVAEFVAEEPESPVEEVPSSDSDEEEANQAQSDETESDTSEEVEEDLVSEETPQVQETVQEKYDRSLKKTRTGFGARLNAFFANFRSVDEEFFEELEELLIMSDVGVQVASNLTEELRYEAKLENAKKPDVLRRVIIEKLVELYEKDGQYNESINFQDGLTVMLFVGVNGVGKTTSIGKLAHRYKQAGKKVMLVAADTFRAGAVAQLAEWGRRVDVPVVTGPEKADPASVVFDGMERAVAEGVDILMIDTAGRLQNKENLMAELEKIGRIIKRVVPEAPHETFLALDASTGQNALVQAKEFSKITPVTGIVLTKIDGTARGGVVLAIREELNIPVKLIGFGEKIDDIGEFNSENFMKGLLEGLI; encoded by the coding sequence ATGGGATTATTTGACCGTTTATTTGGTAGAAAAGAAGAACCAAAAATCGAAGAAGTCGTTAAAGAAGCTTTGCAAAACTTGGATCTGACAGAACCTAGCGAGGAAGTTGAAGCACTTGGAACTGAAGAAGTTGAAGTGAAAAATACTGAAGAAATCGACCAAAGTTCAGAAGTTGAGGAAACTTATTCTAAAGAAGCTAGTGAGTCGGAAGAACCAGTAGCAGAAACAACTCTAGAAACAGTTGAACCAATAGTAACTCCTCATGAAGAAATTCAGCTTGAAGAAGAAACTGAATGCCATTGTTGTCAGGAAGAGTCAACAAAAGTTGAAGAAACTGAAGAAAGAGTTCAAGAGGTAGCAGAGTTTGTTGCAGAAGAACCTGAGTCACCAGTCGAAGAAGTACCTTCAAGTGATAGCGACGAGGAAGAAGCTAATCAAGCTCAATCAGACGAGACGGAGTCAGATACTTCTGAAGAAGTGGAAGAAGATCTAGTAAGCGAAGAAACTCCTCAAGTTCAAGAGACTGTACAGGAAAAGTATGACCGTAGTCTCAAGAAAACTCGTACGGGATTTGGTGCTCGTTTGAATGCCTTCTTTGCTAACTTCCGCTCTGTTGATGAAGAATTCTTCGAAGAACTAGAAGAACTCTTAATCATGAGTGACGTTGGTGTACAGGTAGCTTCAAATCTCACTGAAGAATTGCGTTATGAAGCCAAGCTTGAAAATGCCAAGAAACCAGATGTTCTCCGTCGTGTGATCATCGAAAAATTGGTAGAGCTTTACGAAAAAGATGGACAATACAATGAAAGCATTAACTTCCAAGATGGCTTGACAGTCATGCTCTTTGTAGGTGTTAATGGTGTCGGGAAAACAACTTCAATCGGTAAATTAGCTCACCGCTACAAACAAGCTGGCAAGAAAGTCATGCTTGTTGCTGCGGATACCTTCCGTGCCGGTGCGGTAGCTCAGCTAGCAGAATGGGGCCGTCGTGTAGATGTTCCTGTGGTTACTGGGCCTGAAAAAGCAGATCCAGCTAGTGTTGTCTTTGATGGGATGGAACGTGCAGTAGCAGAAGGTGTTGACATTTTGATGATTGATACAGCTGGCCGTTTACAAAACAAGGAAAACTTGATGGCAGAGTTGGAAAAAATTGGTCGTATCATTAAACGTGTTGTGCCAGAAGCTCCGCATGAAACCTTCCTAGCTCTGGATGCCTCAACAGGTCAAAACGCTCTTGTACAAGCCAAAGAGTTTTCAAAAATTACTCCTGTTACAGGAATTGTCTTAACCAAGATTGATGGAACTGCCCGAGGTGGTGTTGTTCTGGCTATCCGTGAGGAACTCAATATTCCTGTTAAGTTGATTGGTTTTGGTGAAAAAATCGATGATATCGGTGAATTTAACTCTGAAAACTTTATGAAGGGCCTTCTAGAAGGTTTGATATAA
- the zwf gene encoding glucose-6-phosphate dehydrogenase yields MSSKVIVTIFGASGDLAKRKLYPSLFRLYKCGNLSDHFAVIGTARRPWSKEYFESVVVESILDLADSAEEAQAFASHFYYQSHDVNDTEHYIELRKLQAELNEKYQTEHNKLFFLSMAPQFFGTIAKHLKSEQIVDGKGFERLIVEKPFGTDYETASKLNEELLATFNEEQIYRIDHYLGKEMIQSIFAIRFANMIFENVWNREHIDNVQITFAERLGVEERGGYYDESGALRDMVQNHTLQLLSLLAMDKPASFTKDDIRAEKIKVFKNLYHPTDEELKEHFIRGQYRSGKVDGMKYISYRSEPNVNPESMTETFASGAFFVDTDRFRGVPFFFRTGKRLTEKGTHVNIVFKQMDSIFGEPLAPNVLTIYIQPTEGFSLSLNGKEVGEEFKLAHNSLDYRTDATATGASPDPYEKLIYDVLNNDSTNFSHWEEVSASWKLIDRIEKLWAENGAPLHDYKAGSMGPQASFDLLEKYGAEWTWQPDIAYRKDGRLE; encoded by the coding sequence ATGTCATCTAAAGTTATTGTTACAATTTTCGGTGCAAGTGGAGATTTGGCTAAACGCAAGCTCTACCCTTCACTTTTTAGACTTTACAAATGTGGTAATCTATCTGATCATTTTGCAGTGATTGGAACTGCTCGTCGTCCTTGGAGTAAAGAGTATTTCGAATCTGTTGTTGTCGAATCTATTTTGGACTTGGCAGATAGCGCAGAAGAGGCTCAAGCATTTGCTAGTCATTTTTACTACCAAAGTCACGATGTTAATGACACTGAGCACTATATTGAATTACGTAAGCTTCAGGCTGAATTAAACGAAAAATATCAGACTGAGCACAACAAACTCTTCTTCCTCTCAATGGCACCTCAGTTCTTTGGTACCATCGCCAAACACCTCAAGTCAGAGCAAATCGTTGACGGTAAAGGCTTTGAACGTTTGATTGTTGAGAAACCTTTTGGAACAGACTATGAAACTGCAAGCAAACTAAACGAAGAACTCCTTGCTACTTTTAACGAAGAGCAAATCTATCGTATCGACCATTATCTTGGTAAGGAAATGATTCAAAGCATTTTTGCCATTCGCTTTGCCAATATGATTTTTGAAAATGTTTGGAATCGTGAGCACATCGATAATGTTCAGATTACCTTTGCAGAGCGTCTAGGTGTTGAAGAACGTGGTGGCTACTATGATGAGTCTGGTGCCCTTCGTGATATGGTTCAAAACCATACCCTACAGCTTCTGTCACTTCTTGCTATGGACAAGCCTGCTAGCTTTACAAAGGATGACATTCGCGCAGAGAAAATTAAGGTCTTCAAGAACCTTTACCACCCTACAGATGAGGAGCTTAAAGAGCACTTCATCCGTGGCCAATATCGTTCTGGTAAAGTCGATGGCATGAAATACATTTCTTACCGTAGCGAACCAAATGTCAACCCTGAATCTATGACAGAAACATTTGCTTCAGGTGCCTTCTTTGTAGATACTGATCGCTTCCGTGGTGTACCTTTCTTCTTCCGTACAGGTAAACGCCTAACTGAAAAAGGAACACACGTGAACATTGTCTTCAAACAAATGGATTCTATTTTCGGAGAACCATTAGCACCGAATGTGCTTACCATCTACATCCAACCGACGGAAGGATTCTCTCTTAGCCTTAACGGTAAAGAAGTTGGAGAAGAGTTCAAACTTGCACATAATTCGCTTGACTACAGAACTGATGCTACAGCTACAGGTGCTTCACCAGATCCTTATGAAAAGCTAATCTACGATGTATTGAATAACGATTCAACTAACTTTAGCCACTGGGAAGAAGTTAGCGCTTCTTGGAAATTGATTGACCGTATTGAAAAGCTTTGGGCTGAAAACGGGGCTCCACTTCATGACTACAAGGCTGGTAGCATGGGACCTCAAGCTAGCTTTGATCTCCTTGAAAAATACGGAGCTGAGTGGACTTGGCAACCAGATATCGCCTATCGTAAAGATGGTCGTTTAGAATAA
- a CDS encoding amino acid ABC transporter ATP-binding protein, protein MAKLKIDVDNLHKQYGKNKVLKGISAKFYEGDVVCIIGPSGSGKSTFLRSLNLLEEGTKGHITVNGYDLTDKATNVDHVRENVGMVFQHFNLFPHMTVLENITFAPVEHKLMTKAEAEKLGMELLEKVGLADKANANPESLSGGQKQRVAIARGLAMNPDIMLFDEPTSALDPEMVGDVLNVMKELAEQGMTMIIVTHEMGFARKVANRVIFTADGEFLEDGTPDQIFDNPQHPRLKEFLDKVLNA, encoded by the coding sequence ATGGCTAAATTAAAAATCGATGTCGATAATTTACATAAGCAATATGGTAAAAACAAAGTCCTTAAAGGAATTTCAGCAAAATTCTATGAAGGAGATGTTGTTTGTATCATTGGACCTTCTGGTTCAGGTAAATCAACTTTCTTGCGTAGCTTGAATCTCCTTGAGGAAGGTACAAAAGGTCATATCACGGTTAATGGTTATGATTTGACGGATAAAGCAACCAACGTGGACCACGTTCGTGAAAATGTCGGAATGGTTTTCCAGCACTTCAATCTTTTCCCACATATGACGGTATTAGAAAATATCACTTTCGCTCCAGTGGAGCATAAGTTGATGACTAAGGCCGAAGCTGAAAAATTGGGAATGGAACTCCTTGAAAAAGTTGGATTGGCTGATAAGGCTAATGCAAATCCTGAAAGTCTATCAGGTGGACAAAAACAACGTGTGGCTATCGCTCGTGGCTTGGCTATGAATCCTGACATCATGCTCTTTGACGAACCCACTTCTGCCCTTGACCCTGAGATGGTCGGCGACGTTCTTAACGTTATGAAGGAATTGGCTGAACAAGGCATGACTATGATCATCGTAACCCACGAAATGGGATTCGCCCGCAAGGTTGCCAATCGTGTAATCTTTACTGCTGACGGTGAATTCCTCGAGGACGGAACACCCGACCAAATCTTTGATAACCCACAACATCCTCGTCTTAAAGAATTTTTAGACAAGGTTCTAAACGCCTAG
- a CDS encoding ABC transporter substrate-binding protein/permease: MKKKILAFLLFLFPLFSLGYVNADTIKIVSDTAYAPFEFKDTDQTYKGIDVDIINKVAEIKGWNIQMSYPGFDAAVNAVQAGQADAIMAGMTKTKERENVFTMSDTYYDTKVVIATTKSNKITKYEELSGKTVGVKNGTAAQRFLESIKDKYGFTIKTFDTGDLMNNSLSTGAVNAIMDDKPVIEYAINQGQDLSINMDGEAVGSFAFGVKKGSKYEYLVTEFNEALAQMKKDGSLDKIINKWTNSSKTSSQVTSLTSTTSAGQKATPVKSKYVIASDSSFAPFVFQNSSNQYTGIDMDLIKAIAEDQGFEIEITNPGFDAAINAVQSGQADGMIAGMSVTDARKETFDFSDSYYTANTILGVKESSTISSYEDLKGKTVGVKNGTASQTFLTENQSKYGYKIKTFADGSSMYDSLNTGAVDAVMDDEPVLKYSISQGQKLKTPIEGTPIGETAFAVKKGSNPELIEMFNNGLANLKASGEFQKILDKYLATDSTSESSTVDETTIWGLLKNNYKQLLSGLGITLSLALISFAIAIVIGIIFGMFSVSPYKSLRLISEIFVDVIRGIPLMILAAFIFWGIPNFIESLTGQQSPINDFVAGTIALSLNSAAYIAEIVRGGIKAVPIGQMEASRSLGISYSKTMRKIVLPQATKLMLPNFVNQFVIALKDTTIVSAIGLVELFQTGKIIIARNYQSFKMYAILAVFYLVIITLLTRLAKRLEKRIQ; encoded by the coding sequence ATGAAGAAAAAAATCCTTGCATTTTTATTATTTTTATTTCCCTTATTCTCTCTAGGCTATGTTAATGCGGACACTATCAAGATTGTTAGTGATACTGCTTATGCGCCCTTTGAGTTTAAAGATACAGACCAGACTTATAAAGGAATTGATGTCGACATCATCAATAAAGTCGCTGAGATAAAAGGATGGAATATCCAAATGTCTTATCCAGGCTTTGATGCTGCTGTCAATGCGGTCCAAGCAGGGCAAGCAGATGCGATCATGGCTGGTATGACAAAAACCAAAGAACGTGAAAACGTCTTTACCATGTCTGATACATACTATGATACAAAAGTTGTCATCGCAACGACTAAGTCTAATAAAATCACTAAGTATGAAGAACTAAGTGGTAAAACTGTTGGTGTTAAAAACGGTACTGCTGCACAACGTTTCCTAGAAAGTATCAAAGATAAATATGGTTTCACTATCAAAACCTTTGATACTGGGGATTTGATGAATAACAGTCTCAGTACAGGTGCTGTAAATGCCATCATGGATGACAAACCAGTTATCGAGTACGCTATTAACCAAGGGCAAGATCTCAGTATCAACATGGACGGAGAAGCCGTTGGAAGCTTTGCTTTCGGTGTTAAAAAAGGCAGCAAGTACGAATACCTAGTTACAGAATTTAACGAAGCTTTAGCTCAGATGAAAAAAGATGGTAGCTTGGACAAAATTATCAATAAATGGACAAACTCTTCTAAAACTAGTTCACAAGTGACTTCTCTCACTTCTACTACAAGCGCAGGTCAAAAAGCTACTCCAGTTAAATCAAAATACGTTATCGCTAGTGATTCTTCATTTGCACCATTTGTCTTCCAGAACTCAAGCAACCAGTACACTGGTATTGATATGGACTTGATCAAGGCTATTGCCGAAGACCAAGGTTTTGAAATTGAAATCACCAACCCAGGTTTTGACGCTGCTATTAACGCAGTTCAATCTGGTCAAGCTGATGGTATGATTGCTGGTATGTCTGTTACAGACGCTCGTAAAGAAACCTTTGATTTCTCTGATTCTTACTATACAGCTAATACTATTCTTGGAGTTAAGGAATCAAGTACGATTTCTTCTTATGAAGATTTGAAGGGTAAAACCGTTGGTGTAAAAAACGGGACGGCTTCTCAAACCTTCCTAACTGAAAATCAAAGCAAATATGGTTATAAAATTAAAACCTTTGCAGATGGTTCATCTATGTATGACAGCTTGAATACTGGTGCAGTTGATGCTGTGATGGATGACGAACCCGTTCTTAAATACTCTATCAGTCAGGGTCAAAAATTAAAAACACCAATCGAAGGTACTCCAATTGGTGAAACTGCTTTTGCAGTTAAAAAGGGAAGCAATCCTGAATTGATTGAAATGTTCAACAACGGTCTTGCAAATCTTAAAGCAAGCGGTGAATTCCAAAAGATTCTTGATAAATACCTTGCAACTGATTCAACAAGTGAATCATCAACTGTTGACGAAACTACTATTTGGGGCTTGTTGAAAAACAACTATAAACAACTCCTCAGCGGACTAGGAATTACCCTTTCTCTAGCTCTAATTTCCTTTGCAATTGCGATTGTTATTGGGATTATCTTTGGTATGTTTAGCGTTAGTCCTTATAAATCACTTCGTCTCATTTCGGAAATCTTTGTCGATGTGATTCGTGGTATTCCATTGATGATTCTTGCTGCCTTTATCTTCTGGGGAATTCCTAACTTTATCGAATCCCTTACAGGTCAACAGAGTCCAATCAATGACTTTGTCGCTGGTACAATCGCCCTCTCGCTAAACTCAGCTGCCTACATCGCTGAAATTGTTCGTGGTGGTATTAAGGCTGTTCCTATCGGACAAATGGAAGCTAGTCGAAGCCTTGGTATCTCTTACAGTAAAACCATGCGTAAGATTGTCTTGCCACAAGCAACCAAACTTATGCTTCCAAACTTTGTCAACCAATTTGTTATCGCACTTAAAGATACAACTATCGTATCTGCAATCGGGCTAGTAGAGCTCTTCCAGACTGGTAAGATTATCATCGCCCGTAACTACCAAAGTTTCAAAATGTATGCAATTCTCGCAGTCTTCTATCTTGTGATTATCACTCTTCTTACTAGACTTGCAAAACGCTTAGAAAAGAGGATTCAATAA